Proteins encoded within one genomic window of Arachis ipaensis cultivar K30076 chromosome B08, Araip1.1, whole genome shotgun sequence:
- the LOC107611851 gene encoding photosystem II repair protein PSB27-H1, chloroplastic — translation MASPTLITPTSTPKSSLPLTTNTTVKPKPSSTNSTSRRELFFSITAVSSSLLAAVPIMVAPSALAAEDEEYVKETEEVINKVRTTITMDKNDPNVAAAVAELRDTSNSWVAKYRREKALLGRASFRDMYSALNAVSGHYISFGPTAPIPAKRRARILEEVDTAEKALKRGR, via the coding sequence ATGGCTTCCCCAACTCTCATAACACCAACATCCACACCCAAATCGTCACTCCCACTAACAACCAACACTACAGTCAAACCCAAACCCTCCTCCACCAACAGCACATCACGCCGTGAACTCTTCTTCTCCATCACGGCGGTGTCATCGTCATTGCTGGCCGCCGTCCCTATTATGGTGGCACCAAGCGCGCTGGCTGCAGAGGACGAAGAGTACGTGAAGGAGACAGAGGAAGTGATAAACAAGGTGAGGACAACAATAACAATGGACAAGAATGACCCTAACGTGGCAGCAGCAGTTGCAGAACTGAGGGACACTTCAAACTCATGGGTTGCAAAATACAGAAGAGAGAAAGCGCTTCTTGGAAGAGCTTCCTTCAGGGATATGTACTCTGCTCTCAATGCCGTTTCCGGTCACTACATCAGTTTCGGACCCACTGCCCCCATTCCCGCCAAGCGTCGGGCCAGGATCTTGGAGGAAGTTGACACTGCTGAGAAGGCACTTAAGAGAGGAAGATGA